The nucleotide window tgttaaaggaagtgtcaagagacacaaccttttgatttagtcaaaaggttgtgtcacttcttaaggatgtgacttttgggttactattggtttaccaatggttgtgccttttcacaataggatgtgtcactccttaaggttgtgacctttgggctaccattggttaaccaatggatgtgccctttaccaaccggtgcatgatggcctataaataggggtcattggtgcacaaacaaatgcactcaattccctttgttcatcaccaacttgtgggacaaataccctcacgggagtgtcaccatattgtcgtaattccgcttctacttattatttaatttctctACACATACTacacacattttttatttttttttaaatgtcagaTGCTTCtttctcatcagctctctctctcatcaagctttCCTTCTCTTCGACCTCTCTCACTCCTCAAGttctttctcatcatttttctctcttcgaCCTCTCTCACTTCTcaagctttctctctcttcaacctctctcactctcaagttctctctcattaaattttctttctcttctacttctctcttttcaagctctctctcatctctcatcagTTATCTCTCTCACATCAAACTGTCAATTgcaatgagagaaaaaaaatcgaaCGATAAAATCAATTGACACGTGGAATGTGTTTTCACTGATGACAATACTTTTTCTTTGTTGAAACGTTTCGCTtgggagaaaaataataaatcacttaGGACAGATGTGCACGTGACAGCCATAATATTAAATTAGGATAGTCTTTTCAAACATAGTACATAGTCTTTTTAAAACATGGTAACGTGATCAACGTACGATTTCTTTCGACAACAGTAATAGAATGTCGTCGATGGACTATTTACCACACCATTATTCATCAAAATAGTATCTCATCATAAATGCTTATTAAAGGCGGAAATTCATCGAACCTCCGTATAGATCACATCattgttctttttctctttttatttactcGTACTTGTACCTACAATTGTCAGTCTCTTTTCTTATCCAATAATAAACAAATCCTCGTCATCTCTATacaatatataactttttaaattatttttttattaaatatataatatataaataaataaataaataaattctattagtttaaaaaaataaaactaaaataaaaatagtcatTCTCGTAATATGCTTAATTATGACTAATTATTTCTtacaaaataattcttttttatcaaaataaatctgTTTTAATCTCATTCTCATCGCATATAATTAATTCATCTGAAATCTTTCTTGCAGTGAGATGTAAGTAGCAAACTCAAAcagtaaagaagaaaaaggacatGCCCATCTATAAAGATCAGACACCTTCCCAAacatttggaaaaagaaaaagaaaaagatcagaACCCTCCCCCAACTAACTAGCATTAATACTGTTTTATCTCGCAACAAGAAACACCTCGtacgaggaaaaaaaaacacactagTCTTGAGATGGGCAGAAGTCCTCGAATCAGTTCGGAGGATGGACTAACCAAAGGAGCATGGTCTGCTCTGGAAGACGAAATCCTCGTAGATTATGTCAAAACCCATGGAGAAGGAAAATGTAGTAACCTTGCCAAACAAACAGGTACTACATGAGAAATCGATCCTAAAATTCCATGCATGAGTTATTTCAAGTTCCAAGAATTAACCCACGGACATATGATATATGCGtgtgtattttttatggatGTCTGGTGCAGGGCTAAAGAGATGTGGAAAGAGTTGCAGACTTCGTTGGATGAATTATCTTAGACCAGGCATAAAGAGAGGGAACAtttcagaagatgaagaagaactAATCATTAGGCTGCACAAGCTCTTAGGCATTCGCGAAATCGGAATCAATCACGTTGCAAAACTCCTCCGAACTAAAGTCCATAATGAAGTTTGTCGGCGTGATTTCTATTTACCCGGACGTTGATGACAGCGGCCCGGCTCTTGATTTTGATGGTTCTAGCTTGGGTTTGGTTAAGCTGGCTCCGGAGAAAGGTCCTGTTAATGCCGCGTTCTTCATGTCTGGATTTAATTGAATGACGTCTTCCTTCCCTTGCTGCAGCTGCGGACCGACACCACAGGACAGCGCCGCCCCACCCTGAAGATCCCCTAATGTCTGGCTTTTTGCCAGTAATCTCAACAGACCTTGTTGATGGGAACTGATCTCTGGCCTTCTTGGCTATATAGGAATTCCAGTAATTCTTGATTTCGTTGTCTGTTCTTCCTGGTAGCCTCCCTGCAATCAGAGGCCACCTGCAAATATTGCGTAATAATGTTGAGTCAGTAGTAGTGTTGGATTGATATAAATAtgggaaatgatattcccacagaAGAAATATCACCGATGAGTGCAGTAGTGCCCTATAAATATTTATCAGAAATATAATTCTGATTATAATGAGTAATTAGTATAATCTATTAAGGACAAAAGTAGTAGTACCTGTTGCCTAAGAGCTTGTGCAGCCTAACGATTagttcttcttcatcttctgaaaTGATCCCTCTCTTTATGCCTGGTCTAAGATAATTCATCCAACGAAGTCTGCAACTCTTTCCACATCTCTTGAGCCCTGCACCAGACATCCATCAAAAgtacacatgcatatataatatgtcCGTGGTTTAATTCTTGGAACTTGAAATAACTCATGCATGGAATTTTAGGATCGATTTCTCAAGTACTACCTGTTTGTTTGGCAAGGTTACTCCATTTTCCTTCTCCATGGGTTTTGACATAATCTACGAGGATTTCGTCTTCCAGAGCAGATCATGCTCCTTTGGTTAGTCCATCCTCCGAACTGATTCGAGGGCTTCTGCCCATCTCAAGACTAGTGTGTTTTTTTTCCTCGTACGAGGTGTTTCTTATTGCGAGACAACAGTATTGATCCTAGTTAGTTGGGGGAGGGTcctgatctttttctttttttcttttttccatatgTTTGGGAAGGTGTCTGATCTTTATAGATGGGCGTGTCCTTTTTCCTCTTTACTGTTTGAGTTTGCTGGCGCTTACGTCTCACTACAAGAAAGATatcaaatgaaatattaattatatgtgatgaaaatgattatttatgattaaaatatatttattttgataaaaaataattatttttataaaaaataattgatcataattaagtatattttgagaatgattatttttatttattttttatttttttaaattaattaatttcttttattcattatttatatattatatatttaataaaaaaataatttaaaaagttatatattgtATAGAGATGATGaggttttgtttattattgGATAAGAAAAGAGAATGGTACAAGTAGGaggaaataaaaagagaaaaagaacaatGATGTGATCTATACGTACGGAGGTTCGATGAATTTCCGCTTTTAATAAGCATTTATGATGAGATACTAAttggttgaataatgatgtggTATATAATCCATCGACGAAATTCTATAGCTGTTGTCGAAAGAAATCGTACGTTTATCACGTTACACGTTACTATGTTTTAAAAAGACTATGTACTATGTTTAAAAAGACTGTATTATGTTTGAAAAGACTATCCTAAGTTACTATGTTTTAAAAAGACTATGTACTATGTTTAAAAAGACTATGTACTATGTTTGAAAAGACTATCCTAATTTAATATTATGGCTGTCACCTACACATTTGTCCtaagtgatttattatttttctcccaAGCGAACGTTTCaacaaagaaaaggaattgTCATCAGCCTAAACATATCTCACGTGTCAATCGATTTTATCGTTTTTTCTCTCATTATAATCGACAGTTTGATATGAAAGAGAACACTGGAAAAAAGAGATGTGAGAGACGTTGAGGAGGCAGAGTTAGGGCAGGTTTAGGatacaagataaaatataaaatttttatatcatctcatctcattattatattttttaaaaattttcatataaaatataataaataattcaactttttcaaatctcaatacacctttttcaaatctcaaaacaataataatattaaaacataatattttaaacttcaaagtaaaacataaaattttcatctcacctctCAAATCTAcagagcttgatgagagagaacaCTTAAGGACTGTTgagaatttttgtaaataattatgagtagagattggagtgagtttgtaggtctcattgagagtattttgagttattatgatgtgtgaagtatgttgagttgttgatttTTAGATAGGTAGTTAAAAAATGTgtggtcccataaatattatagtaattttatttttagtaataaatattctagtaattttttaatattaataaatattgtaatgattttattttatttttatatataataatgataaatattataataattttatttttaatttatatataatagtgataaatattataatgattttatttttatatatataatagtgataaatattatagtaatgttattttttatttatatattatagtgattttattttttatttatatattatagtaattttattttttattatatattatagtgataaatattatagtgattttattttttatttatatattatattgattttattttttatttttatttaatagtgataaatattatagtgattttattttttatttatatataatagtgataaatattataatgattttattttttatttatatttaatagtgataaatattatagaatgtttgtgaatagttatgagtagagattgaagtaggTTTGTGGatcctattgagagtattttaagttgtttgataTGTGGAGTATTTCtaatagtacgagaatacttgaaaagtgctGAGATATGTTAGCTACCTAAACGTAGCCTtagagcttgatgagagaggACACTTGAGAAGAGAGGGGTTTGATAAGAGAGAACACTTGAGGAGAGAGGGGTTTGATAAGAGAGAACACTTGAGGAGAGAGGggtttgatgagagagagttgatgagagagagagcttgaggagagggagagatatgagagaggtcgaagagagagaaagcttgatgagagagagagcttgaggagtGAGAGAGGCTGAAGAGAGAgaagtgatgagagagaaaactttaggagtgagagagagcaagcttgatgagagagaggtgatgagagagagagcttgattaGAGAGAGGCGCACGTAGATGAGCGAGAGCTAATGAGAGAAAagcatcaatatttaaaaaaaataaaaaatttgtgtcCATCGTAACAGTTGCGAACACCTAGCACAGCTATTCaacaaaggaaaatgttagaGCTTCCGCTGGAgttctagtgtattttattatgtgtattttttagttctttttttatatagatttttaaaaaataaaaaaaaaatcataatattattaaataatattttattaatcacgaaataaaataaaaaatcattttttatgattttttattttactttgtgattaaggaaatattttttaataatttttttttttttactttttgattaagaaagtatttttaatgatgttttaaatttattttattttttaaaaatattaaaaaatatctatataaaaaataactttaaaaaaacacatgtaaaTATATGCTGATCCATTCAACAAACTACTGGAACTTGAAAGTTTGTTAGACTACtggtaaaaacaaaataaaaggaaaaagaaatcacCAAACTTATTGTACGGGTCTTGGTCCAAAGCTAACTTTAAACGAGCTAGAGCTAGAGCTAGAGCTAGACATTTGAAAGTTTGTTTAAAAGACTAGTTATGCTGCTTGCTTATATTAGTGGATCAGATTTGGGTGAGGTTACATATATGTTTCTCGTTTGAAGAATATGGGCCCATCGACCCAACAATTACTTTAACTTCTCATGCCCAACCCAACATGATGGGCTGGGCCATGGAGACTCACGCTCCGTTTTAgaattagaatttgaagactTTTAGATATGAACAGTGAACACACGTTGGGCCAATTTTTTTTACTGCTACAGTAGCTATCGAtgattttcaattcttttttgaaattctaTAGAGATGTCGGCGGTTCAAAACGGGAGCCCTCGAGTTGTTTGGCTGTTTCTGCCTTTCGTTTAGGCTTGCAtttgttgagttgaattttttttttttatgaataataattaattaagatggtagagtaaattttataacattcatttaaaatgaatttttatcattatttttcaacgtaacatcaaataaataaataaaattagttctcATTATTTACTTGTTTGATGTCGgaatattgagaaaataataaataaaaattttaatcttttaactATCATTCTCCCGAATAATTATAGCATCTCTATCACCAAAAACAACTAGCGGTGGCTATAGAGCCTATAGCCACccgaattaaaaatagattgtctttgcatttttaaaatatgcaaattttagataaatttgagacttcaattatttttttaataataaatttatttttttaaaaattttttttttaaaaatttgtatattttaaaactatatcagATATTATTTGTCTAATTAACCGCATTATTAGTTAGAGTATATACGGTGGTTCGATGAATTTCCGCGTTTAATAAGCTTTTCACTTTCTGTTAACGTTGTTAAAAGAAATCGTACGTTGATCGATTGTTACTATGTTTGAAAAGActatcttattttgatattttggcaGTCAGTGTCAATCTGTCCTTCCTAAGGGGATTTttagattcgcaagtcatctcagctcatctcactactattcattactattcagcaactttaactcacaaatatcactactattcacaactcatctcattactattcacaatccatctcaactcagctcagctcatctcaagtcatatTCGAAttcaaacgtctcctaaatgatttattatttttctcccaAGCGAACGTTTCAACGAACTACTGAAACTTGAAAGTTTGTTGCGCACTGCGTGACCATTGTGGTCCAATGGGAATCAATCAATCTTGTTTTTGGTTGTATATCCACCAAGCTAAATAAAAGACGGGTCTTGGACCACCACGCTAACTTTAAACGAGCTAGacatttgaaattttgttagGTACTTGTTTTGAAGAGATTCAATTCGTACTGTAAAGACACTAGAGATCATTGCTTTTGTATTTAGAGGCTTATTATACAAGCAGTTTGACGTATtaatattcacataattttttttattaaaaaaataaataaaagaaaaaagaaattttagaaaagaataCCTTACATTTAACATAGGTACAAGCAGTTTATGTACTAAATTGTGTACCAATATTtatatgactttttttattgaaaagaaaataagatctTTTATCtcacgaaaataatttttattttcaatttatactgttttattaaataaatatcttaTATGTCAATATTAGTGTACGGTTTGATTTGCAAAATCGTTTTACAAAAAgatttttcctatattttttttgtaataaaggAGGTCTGGTTATGCTGCTTGCTTATATTAGTGGATCAGATTTGGGGGAGTCAAGTACTCACAGATATGTTTCTCGTTTTGGAATATGGGCCCATCGACCCAACAATTACTTTAACTTCTCATGCCCAACCCAACAAAATGGGCTAGGCCTTGAAGACTCACGCTCCGTTTAGAATTACATTGTGAACACTCGTTGGGCCAAATTTTTTACTACTACAGTAGCTCTCGAtgattttcaattcttttttttttttaaagaaattctaTAGAGATGTTCGGCGGTTCAAAACCGGAGcccttgagtttttttttttctcggcgAGCCCTCGAGTTGTTCGGCTTCTTTCGTTTTGAGTATAGATTTTTCGGATCAATAATTCGGGCAAATGTTATTTATCACAGTTTTTACCATTATTTTTCAACGtaacatcaaataaataaacaaaattatttctcattatttaCTTGTTTGATGTCTGAATattgaaaaaacaataaataaaaattttcattttttatctatCGTTCTCCCGAATAATTATAGCATCTCTATCACCAAAAAAGGCATGATCCTTggaagaaaacccaaaaaatttacaacattagTTTAAGGAAATAGCATTGATACAGTTTTCGGTTGCAATTATATAATAGTCTTTGCTCAATTAAAAAGCATCCAACTATATATCTATCTACACACTCTTCAAACCAAATATAAGAAACATAAAACAGCAAAGGACACTCATTATGTATGGCCCTAACTCCTAACACCAAACCCTAGCAATCCTCAAAGAGTATCAACCACATTGAGTTGACTTGTAGTGAAACTCGTCGATGGTGGAGTATATCAAACCCTCCTCTTCAAGAGACCTAATAGATTCCCTGGAATAGAAGAGTGGGAAATAACATATTCATCAGGGAAAAAACTAGTGAAATTGTTCAAGATATAGAGACGGGTTGAGAGATTGATTACATGATCTTCTCCACAGAAAATTTTAGCTGCCGTGAAAGTTCATCCCTATGTACTCCCTTTTCCTGTCCACTGCATAATGCATTCATGAAcagatccaaaaacaaaaaaaaaaacctcattaGTGAGATGCATATTGCACTAGCCATCTTAGTAAAATGAGGCAAAAGTAACCAAACAgaaatatgatttgaaaaagaatctggCATAATTTAACGACTCACATGCTTGCAGGCTGCTGCAAATAGTCAATGACCAATTGATCACAGCTCTTGACCCCATCAATATTGCTGGATTGACCAGAGAACTACAGAAGATAGAACTAGAATGTTATCCCAAACATGACCCGAACGAGGATGCCTAAGAAAGAGAAATTCCATTCACATCATACTTGACTAGATGGGGCTGTCTGATATCCACTTGATGCACTCTTCACTGAAGGACTGAGAGATGTATCCACTGGCTGCATCTGGGTTGGGGTAACTCCTTGCAGCTTTGGCCAAAACACAATGCACGCATCAtcaatatacaaattaaaatatatagacaTCATGAGTCTATGCTAAAGACAATGAATGAACCTCTAAACCATAACATTAAGCAATgtctaaatttaattttggtgtGCCCGCAAATCGAAGCCCCTTAGCATAACTTGCAAATAGGAGTTCCATATCAATTTTGAAGCTAcagttaaataattttaataacttTCAGTTGAATAGATATTACGTTATGACATCCACAACCACATAATGTATTAAATTACGGGAAAAGCTACTATTTCTATCATTCTTAGTGGGCGAAACAATTGTAGAGTATGCAAGGGATCAGATATATGATGAATGCAACCACCACAGGCAATGAAATAGAGCATTGACTACCATTACCTGTGATTTGGACTGCAAGTAGTTATGTATGCAGTCAATAAAATGGAAGGTAACCTCATCGAAGTTTGTTACAGGCCTGAAAGGCaacaaaattatcataatttacCAAATTTAAAAGCATCTCAGCTACCTACTCCTATCAAGTCGTGGTCCATGTTCAAATTACGGAACCACGATGTCATGCGAAAAATAAACCCTTGGAGAGGAAAATTCATCGTAGAAGGTACCCAAAGTGGCCTCCAAAAGCTTataaccaaaaaccaaaaagaaattggtagacAAAATGTACTTCCCAGCCATACCTGACAGAGAAAGCAACTAATTGCTTAACGCCCTTAAAGCTTTTCAAGTGTCCATTAACACGAACATACATTCCATCTCTGTTAAATTATGAATCATAGAAATAATCAAACTTTCTTGGCACTATGACATCTCATTACAACAACCGGTAGAAGACAGAGGACTTACAGTATTTCCTCCATTTCTATTGTGTCAAAATTCTCATTCatcctataaaataattaaatatagaataagACTTGTTTTTCAGTGTAGAGTGGATTTGGAATTAAGAATAGCATcaactgaaaaataaaaggcaaTAATATAAGGAGCCATCTTTCAAAAATGCTCCTCTAGTTTCTGCTATCAAATATTGCACTGATGTGAGATCTAAGGAGCCAagataaaacataaacacaGCATCACACTTCGTGTAGTCTTATCAAAATGAAGATATTACCATCTTCTACATCCAATCCGTCCTGTTCCATCGTCAATGGTGAAACCAATATCCGTGTTCCTTCCAGCTTTATCAAACACCATCCCAACCACCGTGACCTAAAACCAACAAGATTTAAGAATTGGCCAAGGCAAAGAGAACATGGACAACACAAGCACTGCTTCGACAGAAACTGGTCCCCAAAGAAAGTAAGAAAAAGTTTTCGAATCTCAATTCATATTTCGTTTATGAAGCCTACGTAAATTAGATCTAAGAGATATATTAACAGAAGAAACTGAAAACTTTTTCATGCAAAATTTATAGTACATTACTCAAACCCTCAATGTGCTTGCTGAGAGAAGCTGCGGaagataaaaacataatttgagAAATCATATGACAAAAACCACGCGCTTAACGCAAAATTTGGCGGTAGCTTAGTGCACTTTTCTGGAACGAAACAGAGCAATGAAATCTGCTCGATTGAAAGAGAGAGGTAGAAAGCGGGAAATGAATAGTACATTTGCAACGTCCACACCGTTGAttacaaaatttgatttttcgTCGCCATACTGAGAAGCTTCACTTATTTGCTTCACTGTCACTGGGACCAAGCCCTGAGTTTCGCGACTCTGCAACACAAAGATTGAGCAAAACATAACCCCCTGTTTGGCTGGCAAGAAAACAAAACGATGTAGACTAATGTTTCATGACGCTTTAGTTTCCTGAAAACCAAATAACTTTTTGgatataaaatatcatttgaaaaatgagaactCATTTATTCTCAGAAATCAAACGCTCAATCAGGCAGAAACCTCCCACggactaaatttaaaaaaaaaatgcttacaaGTATCGAACTAGGATTTGGATCCCTAGAGTCCGGCCATTCTAGGATCTAAATCCGTCGAACTATTGGTCTGAGAGTACAAAACAACATAAACGAAAACGCTTccttattttattgttttcattACCCCAAGTAATGAAAGTCATATTTTGCTGGCTTGACAATAATTGGATTTTCTACTTTTCAACCCACTCTATCATTTTATTACATGTTCCGGGTAGTCAAACGGAAAATGAAGAGAGATGACTTACTTTTGCCGACGAGAACGGCGAATCTGTCGGCTGAGATTGCTGAGAGAGCATGGATCCGCCGCCGGGAAAGGCAGATACGGCGTCGAACTGGCTACTGGAGAACATCATTCAAACTCAAGAGCTAGAGAGAATGTGTGCGGGAGGTGGGACTCCGGGAGAGGGGGAGGGGTCAATAGAAACAATTTGTCAGGGCTTTATTAGAGTCTCCCGCCAATATTTCTTCCCTTTTCCCGCCCGTTGGAGGTGACGACTTACGCGTCTTCCTGCTGGGAATACGATTTAtttaatagattattttatcACTGTTGGGGTTGTTAGAGTTATAGTTGAAGTAGTCAAAGTTACTGAGTTAATAAGTCCTATTATTTAGGATATGCAGGTAGAGTTTGACCATTTCCTTAGCCATTTACCACGTACCAGTAAAACGTGGGTTGTTTGTTTTTGATGTTTACCTCTTTGTAAGGCTTATATAAGCCCACAGTTTGTTTTGAATAAGATGAGGTTGATTCAGATAAATTCTTAACTGTTTTGTTCAGAATTTACAACAATCTGGTATCAGAGCCCCATCACGGGGCCTGATTGTGAGAGAAAGGAAACTACAGTTtcttaagaagagaaaatagaagtATGGCAgcagaaaataattttgttcaACCTGCAATTCCTAAGTTTGATGGCCATTACGATCATTGGTCCATGCTTATGGAAAATTTTCTTCGTTCAAAGGAGTATTGGAGTTTGGTGGAGATTGGAATCCCTGCTGCAGCAGAAGGAGTGGAGCTTACTGAAGcacaacaaaaaacaattgcCGACCAGAAACTGAGAGATTTGAAGGTCAAGAATTATCTGTTTCAAGCCATTGATCGAACCATTATGGAGACGATCCTCAACAGAGACACTGCCAAGCACATCTGGGACTCTATGAAGCAGAAGTACCAAGGTTCCACAAGAGTCAAAAGAGCACAGCTTCAAGCTCTTCGGAAGGAGTTTGAGGTTCTACAGATGAAAGAGGGTGAGAGTGTTGATGCTTACTTCGCTCGAACACTCATCATAGCAAATAAGATGAAGATTCATGGTGAAAACATGCAGCAAGTGGTGATCATTGAAAAGATCTTGAGATCAATGACCTCACGGTTCGACTATGTTGTGTGTTCGGTTGAAGAGTCTAATAACTTAGACACCTTAACCATTGATGAGTTGCAAAGCAGCTTACTGGTACATGAACAGAGGATGAACGGGCATGGAGGAGATGAGCAAGCATTAAAGGTGACCTATGATCATAGAATTGGTGGAAGAGGAGGAGGTCGAGCTAGTGGAGTTTTTCGAGGAAGAGGCAGAGGAAGAGGCAGACAAGCATTCAACAAAGCTATAGTTGAGTGTTATAAGTGTCATCAATTAGGACACTTTCAATATGAGTGTCCTAAATGGGAGAAGGAAGCGAATTATGCTGAGCTtgaggagaaagaagaaatgcTGCTAATGTCATATGTGGAGCTTAGTCAATCAAGGAGAGAAGATGTTTGGTTCCTTGACTCAGGGTGTAGCAATCATATGTGTGCAAATAAGGGGTGGTTCTTGGATCTTGATGAGGAATTTCGGCAATCTGTGAAGCTCGGGAATAATTCCAAGATGGATGTGTTGGGAAAGGGTAACATAAGGTTGCAAATTGCTGGAGTTA belongs to Juglans regia cultivar Chandler chromosome 8, Walnut 2.0, whole genome shotgun sequence and includes:
- the LOC118349250 gene encoding replication protein A 32 kDa subunit A-like, with translation MMFSSSQFDAVSAFPGGGSMLSQQSQPTDSPFSSAKSRETQGLVPVTVKQISEASQYGDEKSNFVINGVDVANVTVVGMVFDKAGRNTDIGFTIDDGTGRIGCRRWMNENFDTIEMEEILDGMYVRVNGHLKSFKGVKQLVAFSVRPVTNFDEVTFHFIDCIHNYLQSKSQLQGVTPTQMQPVDTSLSPSVKSASSGYQTAPSSQFSGQSSNIDGVKSCDQLVIDYLQQPASIGQEKGVHRDELSRQLKFSVEKIMESIRSLEEEGLIYSTIDEFHYKSTQCG